GATTATCTGCGCGGGCCGCTGACCCTGCGCGTCGCCGCGGCCGGGCAACCGATCGGCGAGGTGACCGTGACCGACACGCGCGACGTGGTCTGGACCAGCCCGCCGTTCGCGGCGCCGCCCGGCGACGAACCGACGATCCGCTTGTCGCTGGCGGTCGATCGGGTGTTCGTTCCCGATGATGTCCGGCACGACGGCGACCGCGCGGCGAAAAGCATTCTCGTCAAAGCGGCGGCCTTGGAGGCGGCGGATGAATAAGCGGGTGCTCGAGGCGGTGATCGGCGTGGGCCTGTTCGGCGCGGCGGCGGGCCTCGGGCTTTATCACGGCGCGGTGCGCGGCACCTGGACCGACGAGGCCGCCACGGTCTACCTGCTGACCAAGTCGTGGGGCGAGATCTGGCGCATCGCGGTGACGCACGACGTGAACCCCTTCGGCAGCTATTTGTTGTGGCGGCTCTGCCGGCTGGGCGGCGATTCGCTGTTTTATCTGCGCGGGTTGTCGGCGCTTTGTTTCGCGATCAGCACCGTGTTGCTGTACCGGCTCGGATTGCGGGTCGGCCGGCGGGCCGCGGCGCTCTGGGCGGCGCTCTTTTTCCTGGCGACGCCGCTCGCGCAGTTCCTGTCGGCCCAGGTTCGTTACCCAATGTTGCTGACCGCCGTCGTCCTGGCGTCGGCGCTGGCGCTGCTGCGGCTCGTCGAAACCGGCCGGACCGGCGCCGCCGTCGCCTGGGCGCTGTTCGGCGCGGCCTCGTTCCACGTGCACTACTTTGCCGGGTTCGTCTTGCTGGCCGAAGGATCGTTCGCGCTGTTGGCGGCACGGCGCTCGCCTTGGCGAAAAAAGATTTTCCTGGCGGCGGCGGGATTGGTTGCCTTGATTTTGCCGTGGCTGCCGGTGCTGATCGGCCAGCTCATCGGGCGCGAGGCGGCCGGCGGCGGCGAACCGGTGCGCTGGACCCTCTTGTCGCCGTTGACGCTCGTTTATCTGACGCAGGGTTTTCACTACTGGCAGTTGCCGCGCTTCTGGGCCGATCGGCTCGCGCCGCGCGCCGATTATCTGCCGCTCGTTTTGGCCTTGCCGTTTTTAACGGCGCTTGTTCTGGGCTCGTTGCCTGGCGGGCGCGAGCCGGACAAACGCCGGTTGCTGCTGTGGCTGGGATGGGGGCCGATGGCCGCGTTTTTAGCCGTTTCGCTGGTGTTGCAATTGTTCAGTCCGCATTATTTTCTGCCGTTTCTGCCGTTCCTGACGCTGCTGGCCGGCAACGGTTTGACCTGGCTTTGGG
This genomic interval from Myxococcales bacterium contains the following:
- a CDS encoding glycosyltransferase family 39 protein, producing MNKRVLEAVIGVGLFGAAAGLGLYHGAVRGTWTDEAATVYLLTKSWGEIWRIAVTHDVNPFGSYLLWRLCRLGGDSLFYLRGLSALCFAISTVLLYRLGLRVGRRAAALWAALFFLATPLAQFLSAQVRYPMLLTAVVLASALALLRLVETGRTGAAVAWALFGAASFHVHYFAGFVLLAEGSFALLAARRSPWRKKIFLAAAGLVALILPWLPVLIGQLIGREAAGGGEPVRWTLLSPLTLVYLTQGFHYWQLPRFWADRLAPRADYLPLVLALPFLTALVLGSLPGGREPDKRRLLLWLGWGPMAAFLAVSLVLQLFSPHYFLPFLPFLTLLAGNGLTWLWARSKTAAGLLAVAVTVVTLGGAAELWQHPNWPEGWRPIARTIAAAAAPGDVVVLPNLPARLCYSLEKRDSLPVFHLTQGTPGRQIVAPRAAAEAMAALAARYRRALFVTYYPSRFDPTGAVAREAARQGATVTPVPGFADPRVGLQFIYFRSPFEPGGMAPQIRFPAGAQHPLQLAAGFYPDPAAEWWTAGEAQVLLPRPPDGARLEIDATVPLTLFDSALPTITVAINSRPVPTLVMPEGRLRLGPIPGPFAEPWVVVDLSCRPTFVPDVLFHDGDRRPKCLLVRSIGWSR